A genomic segment from Halobellus litoreus encodes:
- a CDS encoding FG-GAP repeat domain-containing protein has translation MKYRHERIDDNPPCGRLGFCLTPDLTGNGRPDVLVGGMGSKMEVEVLGKRVVLRYLPVVGSVIERLESNVFWYENPGWERHEVARIPDLSVGGSIGDLDGDGNPELVIGQNDGTDLYWFDIPSNPRRTWTRRLITDEFRKYHDTAIADVDDDGEPEVVVLSQQSETVCYYDVPEDPSVSPWPDDHRHVIADDLNVEGVAVTDLDGDETTEIVAGPNVFRRNGSEDEWDRERLGDDWQWTRVGVADLDDDDDKEIVLTEGDLPYQGDRRGRVGIFDPPDWSVMTLDDDLYNPHTIQTADFDGDGRPDLLVAEMGLDGRETPRMFVYRNTDDGFERVEIDRGVATHEAKAVDLTGDGSIDIVGKSYGPDCHVDVWYRRD, from the coding sequence GTGAAATACCGACACGAACGTATCGACGACAATCCTCCCTGTGGCCGACTCGGGTTCTGCCTGACGCCGGACCTCACCGGCAACGGACGGCCCGACGTGCTCGTCGGCGGAATGGGTTCGAAGATGGAAGTGGAGGTACTCGGCAAACGGGTCGTACTTCGGTACCTGCCGGTCGTCGGGTCGGTTATCGAACGGCTCGAATCTAACGTGTTCTGGTACGAGAACCCCGGTTGGGAGCGCCACGAAGTCGCACGGATCCCCGATCTCTCGGTCGGCGGGTCGATCGGCGACCTCGACGGCGACGGGAATCCCGAACTCGTGATCGGGCAGAACGACGGGACTGACCTCTATTGGTTCGACATTCCGTCGAACCCGCGACGCACCTGGACCAGACGCCTCATCACCGACGAGTTCCGGAAGTACCACGATACGGCGATAGCCGACGTCGACGACGACGGCGAGCCGGAGGTCGTCGTTCTCTCTCAGCAGAGCGAGACGGTCTGTTACTACGACGTTCCCGAAGACCCATCCGTCTCTCCGTGGCCCGACGACCACAGACACGTGATCGCCGACGACCTGAACGTCGAGGGTGTCGCCGTCACCGACCTCGACGGAGACGAGACCACCGAAATCGTCGCCGGACCGAACGTGTTTCGGCGGAACGGATCCGAGGACGAGTGGGACCGCGAACGCTTGGGCGACGACTGGCAGTGGACGCGAGTCGGCGTTGCAGACCTCGACGACGACGACGACAAAGAGATCGTCTTGACCGAGGGTGACCTTCCGTACCAAGGAGACCGCCGAGGTCGGGTCGGAATATTCGACCCGCCGGACTGGTCCGTGATGACACTCGACGACGATCTGTACAACCCACACACGATCCAGACCGCTGACTTCGACGGCGACGGCCGACCGGACCTGCTCGTCGCCGAAATGGGATTGGACGGCAGGGAGACCCCACGAATGTTCGTCTATCGGAATACGGACGATGGGTTCGAGCGTGTCGAGATCGATCGCGGAGTCGCGACTCACGAAGCGAAGGCGGTCGACCTCACCGGCGACGGTTCGATCGACATCGTCGGCAAGTCGTACGGTCCCGACTGTCACGTCGACGTCTGGTACCGCCGGGACTGA
- a CDS encoding DUF7344 domain-containing protein, whose product MNTTEELTKDDVFEVLSSSRRRRILYHLHRRGGTADLRTLARDTAVDETGESVEDDVVKRFYISLYQTHVPKLEEVGIVRYDSDEKTVSLTDRVEDIARVLNHDVGPDRQWATYYGGLAAFGVLLAVGQILGAIPPATSLLFAGAVLALALYQYYETNVKAVEYSFLEHLIND is encoded by the coding sequence ATGAACACGACGGAGGAACTCACGAAAGACGACGTATTCGAGGTGCTGAGCAGTTCGAGACGGCGACGGATCCTGTATCACCTCCACCGTCGCGGCGGTACCGCTGACCTGCGGACTCTCGCCCGGGATACGGCGGTCGACGAGACGGGTGAATCGGTCGAAGACGACGTCGTGAAACGATTCTACATCTCGCTGTACCAGACACACGTTCCGAAACTCGAGGAGGTCGGGATCGTCCGGTACGACAGCGACGAGAAGACTGTCTCGCTGACGGATCGGGTTGAGGACATCGCACGGGTGCTAAACCACGATGTCGGTCCGGACCGACAGTGGGCGACGTACTACGGGGGGCTCGCAGCGTTCGGAGTACTCCTCGCAGTCGGGCAGATCCTCGGGGCCATCCCACCGGCGACGAGCCTCCTGTTCGCTGGCGCCGTGCTGGCGCTGGCGCTGTACCAGTACTACGAAACGAACGTCAAGGCGGTCGAGTACTCTTTTCTCGAACATCTCATCAACGACTGA
- a CDS encoding DUF7344 domain-containing protein, translating to MSAGKSGSLNRGSLGKTDGSTDEDAADTDDNGNLEMIGQESRSNGSDLDKGEIFDLLKNSRRRSTIQYLRDNGGSAELKDVAEHIAAEENDTTVRQLSSDQRKRVYIGLYQCHLPKMDKLGVVEYDKNRGTIELQESVTQLLPYVDPVEDGREMEWDWTVPAIAACLVVVVSLGTVGVGALSRVPPTGWTLVSVVGIVLIVGIQYWQ from the coding sequence ATGAGCGCGGGAAAATCGGGGTCACTCAACAGGGGATCGCTCGGGAAAACAGACGGTTCGACGGACGAGGATGCCGCAGACACCGACGACAATGGCAACTTAGAAATGATCGGCCAGGAATCTCGATCGAACGGGTCTGATCTGGACAAAGGCGAGATCTTCGACCTACTGAAAAACAGTCGTCGCCGGAGCACGATTCAGTACCTTCGGGACAACGGCGGCAGCGCGGAACTGAAAGACGTCGCCGAACACATCGCGGCCGAGGAGAACGATACGACGGTGAGACAGCTCTCTTCTGACCAGCGCAAGCGCGTGTACATCGGTTTGTACCAGTGTCACCTCCCGAAGATGGACAAACTCGGCGTCGTCGAGTACGACAAGAACCGCGGGACGATCGAACTACAGGAATCGGTGACACAGCTCCTACCGTACGTCGATCCGGTGGAAGACGGGCGGGAAATGGAGTGGGACTGGACGGTTCCCGCGATCGCGGCCTGCCTCGTCGTCGTCGTCTCCCTTGGCACCGTCGGTGTCGGTGCCCTCTCGAGGGTTCCGCCGACGGGATGGACGCTGGTGAGCGTCGTCGGTATCGTCCTCATCGTCGGAATTCAGTATTGGCAGTGA
- a CDS encoding Gfo/Idh/MocA family oxidoreductase: MTHRVAIIGTGPDPETRDRDGYAMAYRHAAGYQRLDSCSLVACADIVPENARAFADHHDLTEVYEDHETMLEAVEPDIVSVCVPPAVHADLVVDSAETASVDAVHCEKPMATTWGDCQRMVSTCDAEDVQLTIDHQRRLAEPVQRAKKLLKDGEIGELERLEWSEVNLFDAGSHLFDLCDYFVDGARAEWVLAGIDCSHENRWFGALNETRAIARWRYADGTIGFASTAEDGDTVVDAYLRIVGEDGVIEIHPDDGPPLRIRTDGGWNEIDTDESVYGPKPGIVHLGLEKVTERIPFVPSPSRPPNHYEQAIEHLVSSLDAGREPVFSGRRAVRGTELIFASWESARQRGRVHLPLSVEGNPLEEMYESGQLGGMDEWAETPLAE; encoded by the coding sequence ATGACACACCGTGTGGCGATCATCGGAACGGGGCCGGACCCCGAGACGAGAGACCGAGACGGATACGCGATGGCGTACCGACACGCCGCGGGATACCAACGGCTCGATTCGTGTTCGCTCGTCGCCTGTGCGGACATCGTCCCCGAGAACGCGCGGGCGTTCGCCGACCACCACGACCTCACCGAGGTCTACGAAGACCACGAAACGATGCTCGAAGCGGTCGAACCGGACATCGTGAGCGTCTGTGTCCCCCCGGCGGTGCACGCCGACCTCGTGGTAGACAGCGCTGAGACGGCCTCCGTCGACGCCGTGCACTGCGAGAAGCCGATGGCGACGACGTGGGGCGACTGCCAGCGAATGGTATCGACGTGCGATGCCGAGGACGTCCAGTTGACGATCGATCACCAGCGACGGCTCGCAGAGCCCGTCCAACGTGCCAAGAAGCTCCTGAAAGACGGCGAGATCGGTGAACTCGAACGGCTGGAGTGGTCCGAGGTGAACCTCTTCGACGCCGGCTCACACCTCTTCGACCTCTGCGATTACTTTGTCGACGGCGCGCGCGCCGAGTGGGTGCTGGCCGGGATCGACTGCTCGCACGAGAATCGGTGGTTCGGCGCCCTGAACGAGACGCGGGCCATCGCCCGCTGGCGATACGCCGACGGTACAATCGGGTTCGCGTCGACCGCCGAGGACGGCGACACCGTCGTCGACGCGTACCTCCGGATCGTCGGGGAAGACGGCGTCATCGAGATCCATCCCGACGACGGACCGCCGCTCAGGATTCGCACGGACGGCGGGTGGAACGAGATCGACACCGACGAGAGCGTTTACGGACCGAAGCCCGGTATCGTTCATCTCGGACTCGAGAAGGTCACAGAGCGTATTCCGTTCGTGCCGTCGCCCTCACGTCCCCCTAATCACTACGAACAGGCCATCGAGCACCTCGTTTCGTCCCTCGATGCCGGAAGAGAACCGGTCTTTTCGGGCCGGCGTGCCGTTCGTGGGACGGAGTTGATCTTCGCCAGTTGGGAGTCGGCCCGACAGCGGGGCCGGGTCCACTTGCCGCTCTCCGTCGAGGGGAATCCGCTCGAAGAAATGTACGAATCCGGGCAACTGGGGGGGATGGACGAGTGGGCAGAGACGCCGCTCGCCGAGTAG
- a CDS encoding sugar phosphate isomerase/epimerase family protein, translating into MAQKTAADSEPTSRPRSAIQLHTLRDIDSPLPSTIRRVADAGFEGVEFAGRFLESNPHVVRESLDETGVTPVAAHVDLTRIESNVEALADRLRHVGCGHAIIPHLSGGYFRTKSDIDGLALRLENLADRLDSYGIQLSYHVSREPLLPRLDSFGLGPTVDLPTPDVVWRLLAEAIDLTIRGSARAVETTAFGRLVSQTDDLTFEVDVGWIAAARYDPVELFDYLDDRVALIHVADTRRTRRFPPLYRSVPPGDGILDLDRVLEASRRADVDWIVYEDDDPETPETAIRHGSSLFALDSVG; encoded by the coding sequence ATGGCGCAGAAAACCGCTGCGGATTCGGAACCGACATCTCGACCCCGGTCGGCGATACAACTTCATACACTCCGAGATATCGACAGCCCGCTCCCGAGCACGATACGGCGCGTCGCAGACGCGGGCTTCGAGGGCGTCGAATTCGCCGGGAGATTCCTGGAATCGAATCCGCACGTGGTTCGTGAGTCCCTCGACGAAACTGGCGTGACGCCGGTGGCCGCTCACGTGGACCTGACGCGGATCGAATCGAACGTCGAGGCGCTGGCGGACCGACTGCGGCACGTCGGCTGCGGGCACGCGATCATTCCCCACCTCAGTGGCGGCTACTTCAGGACGAAGTCCGACATCGACGGGCTCGCGTTGCGCCTCGAAAACCTCGCCGACCGTCTGGACAGTTACGGGATACAGCTCTCGTATCACGTCTCGCGGGAGCCGTTGCTCCCCCGACTCGACAGTTTCGGGCTCGGACCCACAGTGGACCTCCCGACGCCGGACGTCGTCTGGCGACTCCTCGCGGAAGCGATCGATCTCACGATCCGTGGATCCGCTCGCGCCGTCGAGACCACGGCATTCGGTCGCCTCGTATCACAGACCGATGATCTGACCTTCGAGGTCGACGTCGGGTGGATCGCCGCGGCCAGGTACGACCCCGTCGAGCTGTTCGACTACCTCGACGATCGGGTGGCGTTGATCCACGTCGCCGACACTCGGCGGACGCGACGGTTCCCGCCCCTGTATCGATCGGTCCCGCCCGGTGACGGGATCCTCGACCTCGATCGCGTCCTCGAGGCGTCTCGTCGGGCCGACGTCGACTGGATCGTCTACGAGGATGACGATCCGGAGACACCCGAAACGGCGATTCGACACGGTAGCTCTCTGTTCGCTCTGGATTCGGTCGGGTAG
- a CDS encoding ABC transporter ATP-binding protein has product MSHHTQSEADATTDEPLLKARGLKQHYPIKEGILRRQTGTVRAVDGVDLDVYPGDTHAIVGESGCGKSTLLETLLGLEEPTAGTISYDGTSIGDLSGSEKRALKSQIQIVFQNPESSLDPRNTIGQIISEPLHLHTEASTQQIDARVVSLLDDVGLGPRYYGRYPHELSGGQQQRVAIARAISLNPSLLLLDEPTSALDVSVQSKILRLLDEIKDEYDLTYVMVTHDLSVVRHFATDVSVMYLGNVIEKASTEALFGDPKHPYTQALISAVPVPDPHHTAENDITLPGTVPEPSDPPAGCRFHPRCPIATEECAEDFPAFESHDRHEVRCIRVPEAEEIGSTEDSAAAGTSSTDRPGLSAAQYEDARQE; this is encoded by the coding sequence ATGAGCCACCACACGCAGTCAGAAGCGGACGCGACGACGGACGAGCCGCTGCTGAAGGCTAGAGGGCTGAAACAGCATTACCCGATCAAAGAGGGCATCCTCCGGCGACAGACCGGAACGGTACGCGCCGTCGACGGTGTCGACCTCGACGTCTATCCCGGTGATACACACGCCATCGTCGGCGAGTCCGGATGTGGAAAGAGCACGCTGCTGGAGACGCTTCTCGGTCTCGAAGAGCCGACGGCCGGGACTATTTCGTACGATGGGACGTCGATCGGTGACCTCTCAGGTTCCGAAAAGCGGGCGCTCAAAAGCCAGATCCAGATCGTCTTTCAGAATCCCGAATCCTCGCTGGATCCGCGCAATACCATCGGCCAGATAATCAGCGAACCGCTGCATCTGCATACGGAGGCATCGACGCAGCAGATCGACGCACGGGTCGTGAGCTTGTTGGATGACGTCGGACTCGGGCCGCGGTACTACGGGCGCTACCCACACGAACTCTCGGGCGGCCAGCAGCAACGGGTGGCAATCGCCCGGGCCATCAGTCTAAATCCCTCCCTCCTCCTCCTAGACGAACCCACGAGCGCCCTCGACGTCAGCGTTCAATCGAAGATTCTCCGACTGCTGGACGAAATCAAGGACGAGTACGATCTGACGTACGTGATGGTAACCCACGACCTCTCGGTCGTCCGCCACTTCGCGACGGACGTGTCGGTGATGTATCTCGGCAACGTGATCGAAAAAGCATCAACTGAGGCCCTGTTCGGGGACCCGAAGCATCCGTATACGCAAGCGCTCATTTCCGCCGTTCCGGTCCCGGACCCACACCATACCGCCGAGAACGACATCACGCTTCCTGGTACCGTTCCCGAACCCAGCGACCCACCGGCCGGGTGTCGGTTCCATCCGCGATGTCCCATCGCGACCGAGGAGTGTGCCGAGGACTTCCCCGCGTTCGAATCGCACGATCGACACGAAGTGCGCTGCATCCGCGTCCCAGAGGCAGAGGAAATCGGCTCGACCGAGGACAGCGCTGCGGCCGGTACCAGCAGCACCGACCGTCCCGGCCTGTCCGCGGCGCAGTACGAGGACGCACGCCAGGAGTAG
- a CDS encoding ABC transporter ATP-binding protein, with product MTQKLLEINDLRTTFDTNSGTVNALRGVNLTINEGERVGLVGESGSGKSVTAQSILRLVDSPGQIVDGSIELNGQDLLSLSSSQMQSVRGRDITMIFQDPSTSLDPVYSIRSQMIETIGHNRNLSDSEAESVAIEYLEMVDMPNPKRVLDSYPHELSGGMKQRVSIAMALGFEPDLIIADEPTTALDVTVQKKVMDIFQNVVSEKDLSVLWITHNLGVVAEFCDKIAVIYAGEVVEYGSVYDIFDRPAHPYTRELLRTIPNIERADEELRVIEGTVPNMRNPPSGCAFHPRCPDAEPQCETTRPDSVEGQEHQASCLVHDAGDQ from the coding sequence ATGACACAGAAACTCCTCGAAATCAACGATCTGCGAACCACGTTCGACACTAACTCGGGCACGGTAAACGCGCTTCGGGGCGTGAACCTCACGATCAACGAAGGTGAACGCGTTGGGCTCGTAGGCGAGTCCGGAAGCGGCAAGTCGGTCACCGCACAGTCGATCCTCAGACTGGTCGATTCGCCCGGTCAGATCGTCGACGGATCGATCGAACTCAACGGACAGGACCTGCTGTCGCTTTCGTCGTCGCAGATGCAGAGCGTCCGGGGCCGTGACATCACGATGATCTTCCAGGACCCGTCGACCTCGCTCGACCCCGTGTACTCAATCCGAAGCCAGATGATCGAGACGATCGGGCACAATCGGAACCTCAGTGATTCCGAAGCGGAGTCGGTCGCGATCGAATACCTCGAGATGGTCGATATGCCGAACCCGAAACGGGTTCTGGATAGCTACCCGCACGAACTATCAGGAGGAATGAAGCAACGCGTATCTATCGCGATGGCGTTAGGATTCGAACCGGATCTTATTATAGCCGACGAACCAACGACTGCACTGGATGTAACGGTCCAAAAAAAGGTAATGGACATATTCCAAAACGTCGTATCTGAGAAAGACCTATCAGTACTCTGGATTACTCATAACTTAGGGGTAGTCGCCGAGTTCTGCGACAAGATCGCGGTCATTTACGCGGGGGAGGTCGTCGAATACGGCAGCGTGTACGACATCTTCGATCGACCTGCACATCCCTACACGCGCGAGTTACTGCGGACGATTCCGAACATCGAGCGCGCAGACGAAGAGCTGCGCGTGATAGAGGGAACGGTCCCCAATATGCGGAACCCACCGAGTGGCTGCGCCTTCCACCCGCGCTGTCCCGATGCAGAGCCGCAGTGTGAGACGACACGTCCCGACAGCGTCGAGGGACAAGAGCACCAGGCCTCGTGTTTGGTGCACGACGCAGGGGACCAATGA
- a CDS encoding ABC transporter permease: MSERTTTEIDWDGLLEEWNEEVAEISSAESRFERVWFFIKDLSSHRLSIVGGVLLLGVAVVAIFAPQIAPYSPTAVQPTAVRAAPSVAHPMGTDSLGRDILSRVIFGTRIALQIAVTSMGIAFVVGSLLGALAGYYGGWVDAAVRTAIDTTWAFPAIIMGLALASILEPDLTTVLVAIGLVFWGVFARLVRGEVLSLRELDFIKASEAIGLSDTKIIFKHLIPNAIIPAFVVVTLQMGNAIAVAASLSFLGLGVQPPTPSWGIMLSTGRQYITSAWWISVFPGLAIVLVIMSFNFLGEGLRDTIDPKLEDKR; encoded by the coding sequence ATGAGTGAACGCACAACGACCGAAATCGACTGGGACGGACTACTCGAAGAGTGGAACGAGGAGGTAGCGGAGATCAGCAGCGCGGAGTCCCGCTTCGAACGCGTCTGGTTCTTTATCAAGGACCTGTCGAGCCATCGCCTCTCGATCGTCGGCGGAGTGCTGCTGTTGGGAGTCGCCGTCGTCGCCATCTTCGCGCCCCAAATCGCCCCCTACAGCCCCACTGCGGTCCAACCGACGGCGGTCAGAGCAGCGCCGTCCGTGGCGCATCCGATGGGAACCGACAGCCTCGGTCGGGACATCCTTTCTCGAGTCATCTTCGGCACTCGGATCGCGCTCCAGATCGCCGTCACGTCGATGGGGATTGCCTTCGTCGTCGGCTCCCTGCTCGGTGCGCTGGCCGGATATTACGGCGGCTGGGTCGACGCTGCCGTGCGGACGGCGATCGACACGACGTGGGCGTTTCCGGCGATCATAATGGGACTGGCGCTGGCGTCGATTCTGGAACCGGACCTCACGACGGTCCTGGTCGCCATCGGCTTGGTGTTCTGGGGAGTCTTCGCCAGACTCGTGCGCGGCGAGGTCCTGTCACTCCGTGAACTCGACTTCATCAAGGCCTCGGAGGCGATCGGTCTGAGCGACACCAAGATCATTTTCAAACACCTCATCCCAAACGCGATCATCCCCGCGTTCGTCGTCGTCACGCTCCAGATGGGGAACGCCATCGCGGTGGCGGCCTCGCTGTCGTTCCTGGGACTCGGCGTCCAACCCCCGACCCCTTCGTGGGGTATTATGTTGTCTACCGGGCGGCAGTACATCACCTCCGCGTGGTGGATCTCGGTATTCCCGGGACTTGCGATCGTTCTTGTGATTATGTCGTTCAATTTCCTCGGTGAAGGACTCCGCGACACGATCGATCCGAAACTGGAGGACAAACGATGA
- a CDS encoding ABC transporter permease → MSFQSYLARRTLGLIPKLLIASGVVFFLVQVTPGDPVTTLAPPRASPEQLAALREKWRLDEPLYIQYLTWMANMLQGDFGLSAATRRPVTDMIALRVPISLRFSALALLISYAVAIPFGIVGAIKQHTTWDYLSMGFVLLAISFPSFWFAIILILIFAIQLQWVSAVGYGTIGLLVLPAVALGLRGSAIETRVMRSSMIETLNEKFITASRAHGLPERSVVFKHALRNALIPIITLFGLRLGYILASGLVIEIVFNRPGVGHLLVDSIFKRDYPVVRAILMILVTTIMLGNFLADILYGLVDPRIRYE, encoded by the coding sequence ATGAGTTTTCAATCATATCTCGCACGCCGGACGCTGGGGCTGATTCCCAAGCTGCTCATCGCCTCGGGAGTGGTGTTCTTCCTGGTACAGGTCACTCCCGGCGACCCCGTCACCACGCTGGCACCCCCCCGAGCGAGCCCCGAACAACTCGCGGCTCTGAGAGAGAAGTGGCGTCTCGACGAACCGCTGTACATCCAGTATCTGACCTGGATGGCGAATATGCTGCAGGGTGATTTCGGGCTGTCGGCCGCAACGCGACGACCAGTCACCGATATGATTGCCCTTCGGGTCCCGATCAGTCTCAGATTCTCGGCTCTGGCGCTGCTGATCTCGTACGCCGTCGCGATCCCGTTCGGCATCGTCGGCGCGATCAAGCAGCACACCACCTGGGACTACCTCTCGATGGGGTTCGTGCTCCTCGCCATCTCGTTCCCCAGTTTCTGGTTCGCGATCATCCTCATCTTGATCTTCGCGATCCAGTTACAGTGGGTTTCTGCCGTGGGCTATGGGACGATCGGGTTGCTCGTGCTCCCGGCGGTCGCCCTCGGACTTCGCGGCAGCGCGATAGAGACCAGAGTGATGCGATCCTCGATGATCGAGACGCTGAACGAGAAGTTCATCACCGCCTCGCGCGCTCACGGACTCCCGGAGCGAAGCGTCGTGTTCAAACACGCGCTTCGAAACGCGCTCATCCCGATCATCACCCTATTCGGACTGCGATTGGGGTACATTCTGGCGTCGGGATTGGTGATCGAGATCGTGTTCAACCGCCCCGGCGTCGGCCATCTACTCGTCGACAGCATTTTCAAGCGAGACTACCCGGTGGTGCGCGCGATCCTGATGATTCTGGTCACGACGATTATGCTCGGTAACTTCCTGGCCGACATCCTGTACGGCCTGGTCGATCCGCGGATCCGCTACGAGTAA
- a CDS encoding ABC transporter substrate-binding protein, producing MAYVMRRRKLLRRGALLGAVGLAGCSSDQDGAQTGLQTEGQGETETDSSGDSGDMDDSGGGGTVRIGVPEPIPSIMDTRKAADDGAHNYRVISTLTTFNREGAVEPHLATDWSFENDGNELVMELREDVVFHDGSEFNAEHVKWHLTDFLANGSGTSYIVSNVDDVVVEDTYRARVQFSSPDPYILWDLASAWGQIHSREAVEEYGDQYGQSGKVVSAGPFKEVEHDTSHAVLERYEEWDWPKPWQEELYEGDVEVRPKRLEYQSYPETATRTSAFEAGDIDGMIAGVPYSKYPNYQESDQYNTGTPPASTEQIFIMLNLNPETSTAPVLAEDLSLRKGISYGIDRQEIVDVVFNGVGEPAPNYLVPTVDAHNIPDEYNYTYDLERARTVMRENGWTVNPGGVSTKNGREARFTLLTQNTELSRRRATLIKEQLQDIGVVMEVSTTDTSTFKEDVGSGNFAAGMSTFYDWGNADQLWWATSEDAEDSYYLNSNAWQQFPRATELTNRAQDATTLEERTQRYKEAHKYLLEDVVPMIYLMYPKAADAWGSHIQHWQPHYKGAVMWPVESEEW from the coding sequence ATGGCATACGTCATGCGGCGACGCAAGCTCCTCAGAAGAGGCGCACTGCTGGGTGCAGTTGGGCTCGCCGGCTGCAGTAGCGACCAAGACGGTGCACAAACCGGTCTCCAGACGGAAGGCCAAGGGGAGACCGAAACCGACAGCAGCGGCGATTCGGGCGATATGGACGATTCGGGGGGCGGGGGGACGGTTCGGATCGGGGTTCCGGAGCCGATTCCGTCGATAATGGACACCCGGAAGGCAGCCGACGACGGCGCACACAACTACCGGGTCATCAGCACGCTCACGACGTTCAATCGAGAGGGGGCCGTCGAACCGCATCTGGCGACCGACTGGTCGTTCGAGAACGACGGCAACGAACTGGTTATGGAGTTGCGGGAAGACGTCGTCTTCCACGACGGGTCGGAGTTCAACGCCGAACACGTCAAGTGGCACCTCACGGACTTCCTCGCGAACGGGTCGGGAACGTCCTATATCGTCAGCAACGTCGACGACGTGGTCGTCGAGGACACGTACCGTGCCCGAGTACAGTTCAGTTCGCCGGACCCCTACATCCTCTGGGACCTCGCCTCCGCGTGGGGGCAGATCCACAGCCGCGAGGCGGTCGAGGAGTACGGGGATCAATACGGTCAGAGCGGCAAAGTCGTCAGCGCCGGGCCGTTCAAGGAAGTCGAACACGACACGAGTCACGCGGTACTGGAACGCTACGAGGAGTGGGATTGGCCGAAGCCCTGGCAGGAAGAACTGTACGAGGGTGACGTCGAGGTGCGGCCGAAGCGACTCGAATATCAGTCCTATCCCGAGACGGCCACCCGAACCTCCGCGTTCGAGGCCGGCGACATCGACGGAATGATCGCCGGCGTGCCGTACTCGAAGTACCCGAACTACCAGGAGAGCGACCAGTACAACACCGGGACGCCACCGGCGAGTACCGAACAGATCTTCATTATGCTCAACCTGAATCCGGAGACGAGCACGGCACCCGTGCTGGCGGAGGACCTGAGTCTCCGGAAGGGAATCTCGTACGGGATCGACAGGCAGGAGATCGTCGACGTGGTGTTCAACGGCGTGGGCGAACCCGCACCGAACTACCTGGTTCCAACCGTCGACGCGCACAACATCCCCGATGAGTACAACTACACCTACGATCTCGAACGGGCGCGAACGGTGATGCGTGAGAACGGCTGGACGGTGAATCCCGGCGGCGTCAGCACGAAGAACGGGCGCGAGGCGCGCTTCACGTTACTGACGCAGAACACGGAACTGTCGCGGCGGCGAGCGACACTGATCAAAGAGCAGTTGCAGGACATCGGGGTCGTAATGGAGGTGAGCACGACAGACACCTCAACGTTCAAGGAAGACGTCGGCAGCGGTAACTTCGCCGCTGGGATGTCAACCTTCTACGACTGGGGCAACGCCGACCAGCTCTGGTGGGCGACGAGCGAAGACGCGGAGGACTCGTACTACCTCAACTCCAACGCGTGGCAGCAGTTCCCACGGGCGACCGAACTGACGAATCGGGCGCAGGACGCGACCACGCTCGAAGAACGCACACAACGGTACAAGGAGGCGCACAAGTACCTCCTCGAAGACGTCGTCCCGATGATCTACCTGATGTATCCCAAGGCGGCGGACGCCTGGGGAAGCCACATCCAGCACTGGCAACCGCACTACAAAGGCGCGGTAATGTGGCCCGTCGAGAGCGAAGAGTGGTAG